In Paenibacillus ihbetae, the following are encoded in one genomic region:
- the pflA gene encoding pyruvate formate-lyase-activating protein yields the protein MLKGHVHSIETFGTVDGPGIRFVLFMQGCLLKCQYCHNPDTWGLHEGQEMTVEDVCREIEPYLSYYRGSGGGLTVSGGEPTLQYPFVAELFKEVKKRWNLHTALDSNGYNEPDKIAELLDYTDLVLLDLKHIRDDKHIALTGKSNERTLKMARWLSDHGKTMWIRHVFVPGIHDEEEDLTDLGQFIRTLEGVEKFEILPYHQMGVYKWKELGMAYPLEGVPSPTEEEVARAYRLIGEVV from the coding sequence ATGCTGAAAGGCCATGTACACTCCATCGAAACGTTCGGAACGGTGGACGGTCCGGGAATCCGCTTCGTGCTTTTCATGCAGGGCTGCCTGCTAAAGTGCCAATACTGCCATAACCCGGACACGTGGGGTTTGCACGAAGGTCAGGAGATGACGGTGGAGGATGTATGCCGGGAGATCGAGCCGTATTTAAGCTATTACCGCGGTTCAGGCGGAGGGCTGACGGTTTCCGGCGGGGAGCCGACGCTGCAATATCCGTTCGTGGCCGAATTGTTCAAGGAAGTGAAGAAACGCTGGAACCTGCATACGGCCTTGGACAGTAACGGATACAACGAACCGGATAAAATTGCGGAGCTGCTGGACTATACAGACCTTGTGCTGCTGGATCTTAAGCATATTCGCGACGACAAGCACATCGCGCTGACAGGCAAATCCAATGAGCGCACGCTAAAGATGGCCAGATGGCTGTCGGACCACGGAAAAACGATGTGGATCAGGCATGTATTCGTTCCGGGCATCCATGACGAAGAGGAAGACCTAACCGATCTAGGGCAATTTATCCGTACGCTTGAGGGCGTGGAAAAATTCGAAATTCTGCCGTATCACCAAATGGGTGTATATAAGTGGAAGGAGCTTGGGATGGCCTATCCGCTGGAAGGCGTGCCTTCGCCGACAGAGGAGGAAGTGGCGCGCGCATACCGGTTGATTGGAGAAGTCGTCTGA